A single genomic interval of Sporosarcina sp. ANT_H38 harbors:
- a CDS encoding PH domain-containing protein, with amino-acid sequence MSETRYKLHWITAIIEVMKTAKEAILPIIVLVFANGLNDLGSGKWYLDYLTFIIFGVLIIAFFITGIIKWKRFEYWFEDNELRIEYGLFVKKKRYIPFDRIQSLDYTEGILHRPFRLVKVKVETAGSSSLKKSEAELTAITKEAASRIEKEIAQAKSGKKAALQENSELTEENLVVEESQSKSIFTMSSKGLLVLATTSGGIGIILSGVGIFLSQFAEMIPFEWMYEEISGFIKFGLLIVAITVFLGFLLVWGLSVAMTFLAYYGFNVSLEKEDIVITRGLLEKKRMTVPLNRVQSVRIIENPFRQLFGYAAVVIDSAGGGGMEGARINLFPLVKKTEVYGPLKEIFPNLILEESMEKLPARSKHFFYRVDFLWMIPAIGALTYFFFPYGLLSLLIMPIIVLFGLWQHRSSAYKISGNQLTIRFRSFNLQTAYLMKKRIQSMEMKQNYFQKRKSVATLAARIKSGMTIFNAQVHHMEESEAEKILSWYEKNSKDT; translated from the coding sequence ATGTCTGAGACACGCTATAAATTACACTGGATTACAGCGATTATTGAAGTGATGAAAACAGCTAAAGAAGCGATATTACCGATTATTGTCCTCGTGTTTGCAAATGGGCTGAATGATTTGGGGTCTGGGAAATGGTATTTAGATTATCTAACCTTCATCATTTTTGGTGTCCTCATTATTGCTTTTTTCATCACAGGTATTATTAAGTGGAAACGTTTCGAATACTGGTTCGAAGATAATGAACTTCGGATTGAATATGGTCTATTTGTGAAAAAGAAACGCTATATTCCATTCGATCGAATTCAAAGTCTCGACTATACAGAAGGGATATTGCACCGGCCTTTCAGACTTGTCAAAGTGAAAGTGGAGACAGCAGGCAGCTCCTCTTTGAAAAAGTCGGAGGCAGAACTGACAGCTATAACGAAAGAGGCTGCAAGCAGAATTGAAAAGGAAATTGCACAGGCTAAAAGTGGTAAAAAAGCAGCTTTACAGGAAAATAGTGAGCTGACAGAAGAAAATCTAGTAGTCGAAGAATCACAGTCAAAATCGATCTTTACCATGTCATCAAAAGGGCTACTTGTCCTGGCGACAACATCGGGCGGGATTGGGATTATTCTTTCGGGTGTGGGTATCTTCTTGTCGCAGTTTGCTGAAATGATTCCGTTTGAATGGATGTACGAAGAGATTTCAGGTTTCATTAAATTCGGCCTCCTTATCGTTGCAATTACTGTGTTTTTAGGGTTTCTTCTCGTATGGGGGCTATCTGTCGCAATGACATTCCTGGCATATTACGGTTTTAATGTTTCACTTGAAAAAGAGGACATCGTTATTACGCGGGGGTTACTTGAGAAAAAACGGATGACAGTACCATTGAACAGGGTTCAAAGTGTACGTATTATTGAGAACCCTTTCAGGCAATTATTCGGCTATGCGGCGGTCGTTATCGATAGTGCGGGTGGAGGTGGAATGGAGGGTGCAAGAATTAATTTATTCCCTCTTGTAAAAAAGACGGAAGTCTATGGTCCCTTAAAAGAGATTTTCCCGAACCTCATACTTGAAGAATCAATGGAAAAGCTACCAGCACGTAGTAAGCACTTTTTTTATCGAGTGGATTTCCTATGGATGATTCCGGCGATCGGCGCATTGACGTACTTTTTCTTTCCGTATGGATTGCTGTCGCTCCTCATCATGCCAATCATCGTCCTCTTTGGGTTGTGGCAGCATCGCTCGTCTGCTTACAAAATTTCAGGTAATCAGCTAACGATACGATTCAGGAGCTTCAATCTTCAAACCGCTTATTTGATGAAAAAAAGGATTCAATCGATGGAAATGAAGCAAAACTATTTCCAAAAACGCAAAAGCGTGGCGACATTAGCTGCAAGGATAAAATCAGGCATGACTATTTTTAATGCACAAGTGCATCATATGGAAGAG
- a CDS encoding PH domain-containing protein — protein sequence MREQPVNRISEKGLKVWRLYGIIETGLLLLVAIGAGVLTYIFEWPWWIYVVSGVGVILFAYFFIYLFPKVRWMRWRYEVRESEIELQHGIFIVKRTLIPMVRVQHVDTAQGPILRKYNLAEITISTAATNHTIPALVMEEADELRSRISALARVAEEDV from the coding sequence ATGAGAGAGCAACCGGTGAACCGGATATCAGAAAAAGGATTAAAAGTTTGGAGATTATACGGCATTATTGAAACAGGATTACTTTTACTCGTAGCAATTGGTGCGGGTGTATTGACTTACATATTTGAGTGGCCATGGTGGATATATGTAGTGTCTGGAGTTGGGGTCATTCTATTTGCCTATTTTTTCATTTATTTATTTCCGAAAGTAAGATGGATGCGATGGCGCTATGAAGTGCGTGAATCAGAAATTGAACTGCAACATGGTATTTTCATCGTCAAGCGTACATTGATACCAATGGTACGTGTCCAACACGTAGACACGGCACAAGGACCGATCCTGCGGAAATATAATTTGGCGGAAATTACAATTTCTACAGCGGCGACGAATCATACTATTCCTGCTCTTGTGATGGAAGAGGCGGATGAACTTCGGAGCAGGATATCAGCGCTTGCAAGGGTGGCGGAAGAAGATGTCTGA